Proteins encoded in a region of the Anopheles aquasalis chromosome 2, idAnoAquaMG_Q_19, whole genome shotgun sequence genome:
- the LOC126572546 gene encoding 60S ribosomal protein L35 produces the protein MVKVKCSELRTKDKKELTKQLEELKKELLGLRVAKVTGGAPSKLSKIRVVRKAIARVYIVMNTKTKDNLRKLYKGKKYVPLDLRPKKTRAIRKALSRRDATRMTLKAQRRRARFPPRKYAVKA, from the coding sequence ATGGTGAAGGTCAAGTGTTCCGAGCTGCGTACGAAGGACAAGAAGGAGCTGACCAAGCAGCTCgaggagctgaagaaggaaCTGCTCGGTCTGCGCGTGGCGAAAGTGACCGGCGGTGCTCCCTCGAAGCTGTCAAAGATCCGTGTCGTCCGAAAGGCGATCGCTCGCGTGTACATTGTGATGAACACGAAGACGAAGGACAACCTGCGCAAGTTGTACAAGGGCAAGAAGTACGTGCCTCTGGATCTGCGCCCCAAGAAGACCCGCGCCATCCGTAAGGCCCTGTCGCGCCGTGACGCTACCCGCATGACGCTGAAGGCACAGCGCCGACGTGCCCGATTCCCGCCCCGCAAGTACGCCGTCAAGGCCTAA
- the LOC126572528 gene encoding 26S proteasome regulatory subunit 10B, protein MATVDPAREKALEDYRKKLLEHKEVESRLKEIRESLKELTKQFDKSENDLKALQSVGQIVGEVLKQLTEDKFIVKATNGPRYVVGCRRQLDKSKLKSGTRVALDMTTLTIMRYLPREVDPLVYNMSHEDPGEVTYSAIGGLSEQIRELREVIELPLLNPELFLRVGITPPKGCLLYGPPGTGKTLLARAVASQLDANFLKVVSSAIVDKYIGESARLIREMFNYARDHQPCIIFMDEIDAIGGRRFSEGTSADREIQRTLMELLNQMDGFDSLGQVKMIMATNRPDTLDPALLRPGRLDRKIEIPLPNEQARLEILKIHAAPIAKHGDIDYEAVVKLSDNFNGADLRNVCTEAGLFAIRAEREYVIQEDFMKAVRKVADNKRLESKLDYKPV, encoded by the exons ATGGCCACCGTTGATCCGGCTCGCGAGAAGGCACTCGAAGACTACCGGAAAAAGTTGCTGGAGCATAAAGAGGTGGAATCTCGGCTGAAGGAAA TTAGGGAATCCCTGAAGGAGCTGACCAAACAGTTCGACAAGTCGGAAAATGATCTGAAAGCACTGCAGAGCGTCGGGCAGATCGTCGGTGAAGTGCTGAAACAGTTGACGGAAGATAAAT TCATCGTAAAGGCAACGAATGGACCACGCTACGTTGTTGGCTGTCGTCGGCAGCTGGACAAATCGAAACTTAAATCCGGTACCCGAGTAGCACTCGACATGACGACACTGACCATTATGCGGTATCTGCCGCGTGAAGTAGATCCCCTGGTGTACAACATGTCACACGAAGATCCAGGTGAGGTCACCTACTCGGCCATCGGTGGACTGTCGGAGCAGATCCGTGAGCTGCGTGAGGTGATCGAGCTGCCGTTGCTGAACCCGGAGCTGTTCTTGCGCGTCGGCATTACGCCACCGAAAGGATGCCTGCTGTACGGTccaccgggaacgggaaaaacGCTACTGGCCCGTGCCGTCGCCTCTCAACTGGACGCCAACTTCCTGAAGGTCGTCTCATCGGCCATCGTTGACAAGTACATTGGCGAGTCCGCTCGCTTGATTCGCGAGATGTTCAACTATGCCCGTGACCACCAGCCATGCATTATCTTCATGGACGAAATCGATGCCATCGGTGGCCGTCGATTCTCGGAGGGTACCTCGGCCGATCGTGAAATCCAGCGTACGCTCATGGAACTGCTAAACCAGATGGATGGTTTCGATTCACTCGGTCAGGTGAAGATGATTATGGCCACCAACCGACCCGATACACTTGATCCCGCCCTCCTGCGACCGGGTCGTTTGGATAGAAAGATCGAAATCCCGCTACCGAACGAGCAGGCTCGGCTTGAGATTCTCAAGATACACGCGGCACCGATTGCAAAACATGGCGACATCGATTACGAGGCCGTCGTGAAGCTTTCCGACAACTTCAACGGGGCCGATCTTCGGAACGTGTGTACGGAGGCGGGTTTGTTTGCAATCCGCGCTGAGCGCGAGTATGTAATTCAGGAAGATTTTATGAAGGCGGTGCGCAAGGTAGCCGACAATAAGCGGCTCGAGAGTAAGCTGGACTACAAGCCTGTCTAA
- the LOC126572529 gene encoding tRNA (guanine-N(7)-)-methyltransferase non-catalytic subunit wuho, producing MFDLKTYPNFTLVGIKDRIVFFSPEGTPVHEIVLKEFNSPANEEASKNGNPSVLLPHVVTFEYCGSSNLLAVSVGDKSLRCFSILEKDGKVSSEALGDPIPTTKTIVCMKFAPKHDGLLFGCDKGDCYEFNMRAEASERSKWILGHMSQILDVAISSDERYIVTCDRDEKIKVTSYPDCHNIECYCLGHLEYVGALAFISPTRLLSVSGDKTLRVWQYVEGKEAVSHQLQEPAVHVSVRPMADEQSGSICVVKSFVENKLELVHIAHEPTNTCTTLEPLELDANFTILNAILSASLELYLLVLAKESKAAELLVYEFIEKEKRFQVRNDHPLRLSFLKTFDGATIDQVRNYSTLFKNSVDNLTDYFERKKQKIGKKGSE from the exons atgttcGATTTAAAAACCTATCCAAACTTTACGCTGGTAGGAATCAAGGATCGGATCGTGTTCTTCTCACCGGAAGGTACACCGGTGCACGAAATAGTGCTGAAGGAGTTTAATTCTCCCGCGAACGAAGAGGCTTCGAAGAACGGTAACCCaagcgtgctgctgccacatgtAGTTACGTTCGAGTATTGTGGGAGCTCGAATCTGTTGGCCGTTTCCGTCGGTGATAAATCGTTACGCTGTTTCTCCATCCTCGAGAAGGACGGGAAGGTGTCTTCTGAGGCATTGGGCGACCCCATACCAACTACGAAAACGATCGTCTGCATGAAATTTGCCCCGAAGCATGATGGCCTTCTGTTTGGCTGTGATAAAGGCGATTGCTACGAGTTTAACATGCGAGCGGAAGCCAGCGAACGCTCCAAGTGGATTTTGGGTCACATGAGCCAAATACTGGATGTTGCGATCAGTTCGGATGAGAG GTACATAGTAACATGTGACCGGGATGAAAAGATTAAAGTAACATCTTACCCCGATTGCCACAATATCGAGTGTTACTGCTTGGGACATCTGGAGTACGTAGGCGCACTAGCCTTTATCTCACCAACGCGGTTACTATCGGTTTCCGGTGACAAAACTCTCCGTGTTTGGCAGTACGTCGAGGGAAAAGAAGCCGTCAGCCATCAACTTCAAGAACCGGCCGTGCACGTGTCCGTTCGACCGATGGCAGACGAGCAAAGTGGGTCGATTTGTGTGGTCAAAAGCTTCGTGGAAAACAAGCTGGAGTTGGTGCACATTGCccacgaaccaacgaacacATGCACTACCTTGGAACCATTAGAACTGGATGCCAATTTTACAATTCTGAATGCCATACTATCCGCCTCGTTAGAACTGTACTTGCTTGTCTTggcaaaagaaagcaaagcagcGGAGCTACTGGTGTACGAGTTTatcgagaaggaaaaacggTTCCAGGTACGCAACGATCATCCACTGCGATTGAGCTTCCTCAAGACCTTCGATGGAGCTACGATCGATCAGGTTAGAAACTATAGTACACTCTTCAAAAATAGTGTCGACAACCTGACGGACTATTTTGaacggaagaagcagaaaattggcaaaaaaggAAGTGAATAA
- the LOC126572536 gene encoding retinol dehydrogenase 12-like — protein sequence MGLLSMCGILVGLGLVSYCVRWYYIGRLYESRRKFEKQELIVVTGATSGVGLATVTELVGRGCHLVIGCRSLVTGRAIRDQLLLRNPAARVEVFELRLESLASIVEFSESVRLLGKPIYALINNAAVFYVPPKRTENGHEYTYQVNYLAPYLLTLRLLPLLKQREGESRIVNVVSKAHRAIAEAPVDESSILTAANDTVSTRFLAYQYSKLCLVAFSHQLAILLSTGQGPSISGVSVHCVDPGNVETPIYRHFPPLANPVLYYLQKPIRFFLIKTPREGAQGVLYCVLSEEKPSFYVRRFWKTDQSDSNEINPLVHQPATGQAIWKRSRQQCSDFLLEMSV from the exons ATGGGTCTGCTTTCTATGTGTGGTATTCTGGTGGGTTTAGGCTTGGTGTCTTATTGCGTGCG GTGGTACTACATCGGCCGGTTGTACGAAAGTCGGCGAAAGTTCGAGAAACAAGAACTTATCGTAGTCACGGGAGCTACCTCGGGCGTCGGGCTAGCAACGGTAACCGAACTAGTTGGCCGCGGTTGTCACCTGGTGATTGGATGCCGTTCGCTGGTAACTGGACGAGCCATCCGTGACCAACTGCTACTCCGAAATCCAGCAGCACGTGTGGAGGTGTTCGAACTGCGCCTCGAATCACTGGCCAGCATCGTTGAGTTTAGCGAAAGCGTTCGTCTGCTTGGAAAGCCGATCTACGCGTTGATCAACAACGCGGCGGTATTTTATGTGCCACCGAAGCGCACGGAGAACGGTCACGAGTATACCTACCAGGTGAACTATTTGGCACCGTATTTGCTCACCTTACGGTTACTGCCGCTACTGAAGCAGAGGGAAGGTGAAAGCCGCATCGTGAACGTTGTCTCGAAAGCCCACAGAGCCATTGCGGAAGCACCGGTGGACGAGAGTTCAATACTGACCGCCGCGAACGATACGGTTTCCACGCGCTTTTTGGCGTATCAGTACAGTAAGCTGTGTCTGGTGGCATTCTCCCATCAACTGGCCATCCTGCTATCCACCGGACAGGGGCCATCGATCAGCGGCGTTTCGGTGCACTGTGTCGATCCGGGGAACGTAGAGACACCGATCTATCGTCACTTTCCACCACTAGCAAACCCTGTGCTGTACTATCTGCAGAAGccaattcgtttttttctcattAAAACACCCCGTGAAGGTGCCCAGGGTGTTTTGTACTGTGTGCTGTCGGAAGAGAAACCATCATTCTACGTGCGCCGCTTCTGGAAGACGGATCAATCCGATTCCAACGAAATTAATCCACTTGTCCatcaaccggccaccggccaagcAATATGGAAACGGAGCCGACAGCAGTGCAGCGACTTCCTACTGGAGATGAGTGTTTAG
- the LOC126572603 gene encoding uncharacterized protein LOC126572603 produces the protein MGTAVTPVDCYVELLLQQMLPNEESKCTIHTKQHGDITFTMKLVRIEGQQYYYEQTATSTLELAKRYKVNGVLMYSKYPAFAQAYFNRAAKCLLSWSPIEQLDPAIEGPGTIEEMQALLQTLQLNISACLIKENRFEEALHVLRFIDHQEKPSEKAIYRRALAQFRINQFNEAIATLEKINYAASKECDALYKQIVEKRQQETSKYSAMVKKMFA, from the coding sequence ATGGGAACGGCAGTTACACCGGTAGATTGCTACGTCGAGTTGTTACTACAGCAAATGCTCCCGAACGAAGAAAGCAAATGTACCATCCACACGAAACAACACGGAGACATTACCTTCACGATGAAGCTGGTGCGCATAGAGGGCCAGCAATACTATTACGAACAGACCGCCACTAGCACGCTCGAGCTTGCTAAACGCTACAAGGTTAACGGCGTGTTAATGTACTCCAAGTATCCAGCATTTGCCCAAGCTTACTTTAATCGTGCAGCCAAATGCCTGCTTTCCTGGTCGCCTATAGAACAATTGGATCCAGCTATTGAGGGTCCCGGAACGATCGAAGAAATGCAAGCGTTGCTGCAAACACTACAACTCAACATTTCCGCCTGTCTCATCAAGGAGAACCGTTTCGAGGAGGCCCTACATGTACTTCGCTTTATCGATCACCAGGAAAAGCCATCGGAAAAAGCTATCTATAGGAGGGCACTGGCACAATTTAGGATAAATCAGTTCAACGAAGCGATTGCCACACTGGAGAAGATCAACTATGCCGCCAGCAAGGAGTGTGACGCACTGTACAAACAGATCGTGGAGAAGAGGCAGCAAGAGACCAGCAAGTACTCAGCGATGGTGAAGAAAATGTTCGCCTAA
- the LOC126572524 gene encoding DNA polymerase eta — protein sequence MSSKTNINIKNKFDRVVVLVDMDCFYCQVEEKRNPEISGKPIAVVQYNPWQGGGIIAVNYPARAKGVTRHMRGDEAKQHCPEIELPQVPNVRGKADLTRYREAGKEVAEVLKSFTPLLERASIDEAYLDITERVLSRIRDMNEGRFQLLPDKLANTFAVGYDSIGDFVKKLSNTFDSSGTAEQGTPEQLEYKKSDIKLLVGASIVNEIRSAVKEKTGYECSAGVAHNKILAKLTAGFHKPNKQTILPIDSIAKLYETLPVKKVKGLGGKLGDQVCELLKIKFMSEMVQFPESLLQQHFDERLGSWMYLMARGIDLEAVTAKFHSKSIGCCKRFPGKNAITGLATLQHWLNELATEIVERLEKDLDENNRTAKQMTVSYSQQFGDTDVSSTRSVPLVLYETDRIASDALEAIKRNTERFFKAGSTTALHNAIKFLGISAGKFEPNGATKGAGIKEMFQSCSAKATHTNVGPLDDVKNDRQTADTEASSSVTVVPTIELVPEEAAPVVVQPKAKKDIKHFLQNATKASRSASVDESSLNENKEELNVSETVDSHPTVEPVQVKKDIKHFLQPRGKSTSDDTAITSAKNNLLDTTNEPANSDNSASIVERPDEGNRRSAIPLEYLLAAAEELSSQPVSTDPATVAPESHLSYKETYAEYSFLPPAEQEAVAIATVKCEQCGKQIPEDELLSHQDFHFALQLSQQQREEFRSEFKSKVVTNSGITNTNSKPPAPSAPVTPVVKRQSAATSSTASIARFLSKLPTEPARSSSASARTSADQEKPNEASTSGHQHIKCPDCGKMINQLAMGEHMDYHVAKQLQLELNRTEAMQLQQAPASSQSSGSITTSAKRKRSVANGEESITPPKQKVKPVSSYFSKL from the exons ATGAGCAGCAAGACGAACATAAATATAAAGAACAAGTTCGACCGTGTCGTCGTGCTG GTCGATATGGACTGCTTTTACTGCCAAGTGGAGGAGAAACGGAATCCCGAAATCAGTGGCAAACCGATAGCCGTAGTGCAGTACAACCCGTGGCAGGGTGGAGG gATCATTGCGGTGAACTATCCGGCACGTGCGAAAGGAGTCACACGGCATATGCGAGGGGATGAGGCCAAGCAGCATTGTCCAGAGATCGAACTACCGCAGGTGCCAAATGTTCGGGGGAAAGCCGATCTCACGCGTTACCGTGAGGCTGGAAAAGAAGTGGCCGAAGTGCTGAAGAGCTTCACACCACTACTAGAACGGGCTAGCATCGATGAGGCGTATCTTGATATCACGGAGCGTGTACTAAGCCGTATACGCGATATGAACGAGGGTCGCTTCCAGTTGCTTCCGGACAAACTAGCGAATACGTTCGCCGTCGGATACGACAGTATCGGCGATTTTGTGAAAAAGCTTTCAAACACGTTCGACAGCAGTGGTACAGCGGAGCAGGGTACTCCGGAACAGCTGGAGTACAAGAAGAGTGACATTAAGCTACTCGTGGGAGCATCGATAGTGAACGAAATACGATCGGCAGTCAAGGAAAAGACGGGTTACGAGTGTTCCGCTGGGGTAGCTCACAACAAAATCCTTGCGAAGTTAACGGCCGGATTCCACAAGCCAAACAAGCAGACGATCCTGCCGATCGATAGCATTGCAAAGTTGTACGAAACACTTCCCGTGAAGAAGGTGAAAGGATTGGGTGGTAAGCTTGGTGATCAAGTTTGTGAGTTGCTGAAGATTAAGTTCATGTCGGAGATGGTCCAGTTCCCGGAGTCGCTACTGCAGCAACACTTCGACGAACGGCTCGGCTCCTGGATGTACCTGATGGCGCGTGGTATCGATCTGGAAGCGGTAACGGCCAAGTTCCATTCCAAGAGCATCGGATGCTGTAAGCGATTTCCGGGCAAGAATGCCATTACCGGGCTGGCCACATTGCAGCACTGGCTGAATGAGCTGGCAACGGAGATCGTGGAGCGGTTGGAGAAGGATTTGGATGAAAATAACCGCACGGCCAAACAGATGACCGTCAGCTATAGCCAGCAATTCGGTGATACGGACGTCTCTAGTACCCGGAGTGTGCCACTAGTGCTATACGAAACGGACCGCATTGCTTCCGATGCGCTCGAAGCGATCAAGCGCAATACGGAGCGATTTTTCAAGGCAGGTTCTACAACGGCACTACACAATGCGATCAAGTTTCTCGGCATCAGTGCTGGAAAATTTGAACCAAATGGTGCCACTAAAGGAGCAGGGataaaagaaatgtttcaaaGTTGCTCCGCGAAAGCAACCCATACAAATGTGGGTCCACTCGACGATGTAAAGAATGATAGGCAAACCGCAGATACTGAAGCTTCTTCCAGTGTTACCGTCGTGCCGACTATTGAGCTAGTGCCTGAAGAagctgctccggtggtggtgcaacctAAGGCGAAGAAAGACATAAAACATTTCCTGCAGAATGCTACCAAGGCATCCAGGTCCGCCTCTGTGGACGAATCCAGTTTGAATGAGAATAAGGAAGAACTAAATGTGAGTGAAACCGTGGACAGTCATCCCACCGTCGAACCAGTGCAGGTGAAAAAGGATATCAAACATTTTCTACAACCGCGAGGTAAAAGTACCAGCGACGATACAGCAATTACTTCAGCTAAAAACAACCTCCTGGATACCACAAATGAACCGGCCAATAGCGATAATTCTGCATCGATTGTGGAGCGGCCAGACGAAGGGAATCGGCGATCAGCGATACCACTGGAATATTTGCTAGCAGCTGCCGAAGAGCTATCCTCCCAACCCGTTTCCACAGATCCAGCAACCGTTGCACCAGAGAGCCACCTATCATACAAGGAAACGTACGCGGAGTACAGTTTCCTTCCTCCGGCTGAGCAGGAGGCGGTCGCGATCGCCACCGTGAAGTGCGAACAGTGTGGAAAACAAATCCCGGAGGATGAGTTACTGTCTCATCAAGATTTCCATTTTGCACTACAGcttagccagcagcagcgtgaagaGTTCCGGAGTGAATTCAAATCGAAAGTAGTGACCAACAGTGGCATCACAAATACAAACTCGAAGCCGCCCGCCCCATCTGCCCCTGTTACCCCCGTTGTCAAACGGCAATCGGCGGCTACTTCTTCCACCGCTTCCATAGCCCGGTTTCTATCAAAGTtaccaaccgaaccggcacGATCTAGTAGTGCATCAGCGCGCACCAGTGCAGATCAAGAGAAGCCCAATGAAGCTAGTACTAGTGGCCATCAACACATCAAGTGTCCGGATTGCGGCAAAATGATTAACCAGCTGGCGATGGGTGAGCATATGGACTATCACGTCGCCAAACAGTTACAGCTggaactgaaccgaaccgaggcgaTGCAACTGCAGCAGGCTCCTGCCAGTAGTCAAAGTAGCGGTAGCATAACAACAAGTGCAAAGCGGAAGCGTTCCGTTGCGAACGGAGAAGAATCCATAACGCCGCCGAAGCAGAAGGTCAAACCAGTATCGTCATACTTTTCTAAATTGTGA
- the LOC126572545 gene encoding mpv17-like protein 2 encodes MSGVVGWLRSATKTAFSRKYLLLTNVTISISLSGVGDIIEQHYEIYTKQQAAWDRQRTRNMSISGMTVGVFCHNWYNFMDRRFPGRTLGLVLKKVLIDQTVASPIVIFLFFATLGMLKRSSWNDMCEEMRDKFLRLYTAEWVVWPPAQIVNFYLLPNKYRVLYDNTISLGYDVYTSYVINDDSTKDRDNADQDDAGEEKDRGTSQ; translated from the coding sequence ATGAGCGGAGTAGTGGGCTGGTTGCGAAGTGCCACCAAAACCGCGTTCAGCAGAAAGTACCTACTGCTCACGAATGTGACCATCTCGATCAGCCTCTCCGGGGTAGGTGATATAATCGAGCAGCACTATGAGATCTACACCAAGCAGCAGGCGGCCTGGGACAGACAGCGGACCCGCAACATGTCCATCTCCGGCATGACGGTCGGCGTGTTCTGCCACAACTGGTACAACTTCATGGACCGACGGTTTCCGGGCCGGACGCTGGGACTCGTGCTGAAGAAGGTGCTCATCGATCAGACCGTTGCATCGCCGATAGTgatcttcctcttttttgccACCCTCGGCATGCTGAAGCGCTCCTCCTGGAACGACATGTGCGAGGAGATGCGTGACAAGTTCCTGCGGCTGTACACGGCCGAATGggtggtgtggccaccggcacAGATCGTTAACTTTTACCTCCTACCGAACAAGTACCGCGTGCTGTACGACAATACCATTTCGCTCGGGTATGACGTGTACACGAGCTACGTTATCAATGACGATAGTACAAAGGATAGGGACAATGCCGACCAGGACGACGCAGGCGAGGAGAAGGATCGCGGTACTAGTCAGTGA